A stretch of Limanda limanda chromosome 7, fLimLim1.1, whole genome shotgun sequence DNA encodes these proteins:
- the mad2l2 gene encoding mitotic spindle assembly checkpoint protein MAD2B, whose protein sequence is MTTLTRQDLNFGQVVADILCEFLEVAIHLILYVREVYPSGIFQKRKKYNVPVQMSCHPELNQYIEDTLHCVKPLIEKNDAEKVVVVIMDKEHHPVERFVFEISQPTLLSISSDTLLSHVEQLLRAFILKISVCDAVLNSNPPGCSFTVLVHTRDAATRNMEKVQVIKDFPWIVADEQEVHMQEPRLIPLKTMTSDIVKMQLYVEERAQKT, encoded by the exons ATGACAACTCTAACGAGACAAGATCTCAACTTTGGACAAG TGGTCGCTGACATCCTGTGTGAGTTCCTGGAGGTCGCTATTCACCTCATCCTGTACGTCCGAGAAGTTTATCCCTCGGGAATATttcagaagaggaagaagtacAACGTACCTGTGCAG ATGTCATGTCACCCGGAGCTGAATCAGTATATCGAAGACACGCTGCACTGCGTAAAGCCGCTGATTGAAAAG AACGATGCAGAGAAGGTGGTGGTGGTCATCATGGACAAAGAGCATCATCCAGTGGAGAGATTTGTGTTTGAGATTTCCCAACCTACACTGCTGTCCATcag CTCTGACACTTTACTTTCACatgtggagcagctgctgagggCGTTCATCCTgaagatcagtgtgtgtgatgctgtttTAAATAGTAACCCGCCAG GGTGTTCATTTACAGTACTAGTACACACCAGAGATGCTGCCACACGCAACATGGAGAAGGTTCAAGTCATCaag GATTTCCCGTGGATAGTTGCTGATGAACAAGAAGTCCACATGCAGGAGCCGAGACTCATCCCACTGAAGACCATGACATCTGACATCGTAAAA atGCAGCTCTACGTGGAGGAGAGAGCCCAGAAAACATAG